From the Scylla paramamosain isolate STU-SP2022 unplaced genomic scaffold, ASM3559412v1 Contig14, whole genome shotgun sequence genome, one window contains:
- the LOC135097195 gene encoding uncharacterized protein LOC135097195: MIGQARQLSGRAAGGPRQLPGGTGVGWLGAVEVPDGAGVPGRGAATAAAAAAATAGGESHTCMVVTRRGSGRKLGTLP; the protein is encoded by the exons ATGATTGGACAg GCCAGACAGCTTAGTGGCAGAGCTGCAGGTGGTCCTCGTCAGCTTCCTGGTGGCACAGGTGTAGGATGGCTGGGAGCAGTGGAGGTGCCTGATGGGGCAGGTGTGCCGGGCAGAggggctgctactgctgctgctgctgctgctgctactgctggtgggGAGAGCCACACTTGTATG GTGGTAAcacggagaggaagtggaagaaagctTGGAACGCTCCCATAA